In one Sporomusa sphaeroides DSM 2875 genomic region, the following are encoded:
- a CDS encoding YibE/F family protein, with translation MIKQYYNKCVTSKSFIPSVVVLLSVLVLLMLPDRFVNPVYKQFETAKARVISVNNSDIQRAGIVAYGQQQCMVELLDGSYQGTVAEAMNMLSGSLGTDKQYQAGDIALVTVGGSQSQGVYKISMVDHYRLNYQLLFVGAFMLLLIVLAGWIGVRAILAFAFTILCIWKMLIPLLLAGYQPILCGLLITAMLTTVIIILVYGFDRRFIAATMGSLLGTGLTALLAIIFVNMSKIHGAVMDYSESLLYTGFQLNLTEIFIASIFIASAGAVMDIAVDITSAVHEVIEANPAISKAAAIKAGLNVGRTVIGTMSTTLLLAYSGGYIGLLMVFVAQGTPVINILNLNYISAEILNTMIGSFGLITVAPFTAVTSATLLTRKKSNAAEAAV, from the coding sequence ATGATAAAACAATATTACAACAAATGCGTTACTTCAAAATCCTTTATACCGTCAGTAGTGGTTTTGCTGTCAGTGCTTGTACTCCTCATGCTGCCTGATCGATTCGTAAATCCCGTATACAAGCAATTCGAAACTGCAAAAGCCCGGGTAATATCCGTAAACAATAGCGATATCCAAAGAGCCGGTATTGTGGCGTATGGTCAGCAGCAGTGCATGGTTGAACTGCTGGACGGCAGCTACCAGGGAACGGTTGCCGAAGCCATGAATATGCTGTCCGGTTCTCTGGGAACCGATAAGCAGTATCAGGCAGGAGATATTGCGCTGGTTACAGTGGGCGGAAGCCAAAGCCAGGGAGTCTATAAAATATCAATGGTAGATCATTACCGGCTTAATTATCAGCTGTTGTTTGTCGGCGCCTTTATGCTGCTGCTGATTGTCTTGGCCGGTTGGATTGGCGTGCGGGCTATTTTGGCTTTTGCATTTACCATTCTTTGTATCTGGAAAATGCTGATTCCGCTTTTGCTGGCAGGATACCAGCCGATCTTGTGCGGTCTTTTGATTACAGCTATGCTGACAACAGTCATTATCATCTTGGTATATGGTTTTGACAGGCGATTTATTGCTGCGACAATGGGGTCGCTGTTAGGCACCGGTCTGACGGCGCTATTGGCTATTATTTTTGTTAACATGTCAAAAATTCATGGTGCCGTTATGGACTATTCCGAAAGTCTCTTATATACCGGTTTTCAGCTTAACCTGACAGAAATATTTATTGCCAGCATTTTTATTGCTTCAGCGGGAGCGGTAATGGACATTGCCGTAGATATCACCTCTGCCGTTCATGAAGTGATTGAAGCAAATCCGGCAATTAGCAAAGCGGCAGCTATTAAGGCCGGACTGAACGTTGGCCGCACGGTTATTGGGACAATGAGCACTACTTTGCTGTTGGCCTACTCCGGCGGATACATCGGCCTCCTGATGGTGTTTGTCGCTCAGGGTACGCCGGTGATAAATATATTGAACTTAAATTATATTTCAGCGGAAATATTAAATACGATGATTGGCAGTTTCGGTTTAATTACCGTTGCGCCTTTTACGGCTGTCACCAGCGCGACCTTGCTTACCAGGAAAAAGAGCAATGCGGCTGAAGCCGCTGTATAA
- the dnaB gene encoding replicative DNA helicase, with protein MIDRVPPQNVEAEQAVLGAMMIEREAISKVSEVIRPEDFYREAHRLIFNAMMELFNKNEAVDLVTVVEVLRRDEKLEGAGGIAYVSALANSVPTAANVMYHARIVEEKALLRQLINTATHVAGMGYEANEEVAVIMDKAEKLILEVSNRKAGQEFASIKNIIFDVFDKVSELYSSKGGITGLPTGFKDLDKLTSGLQPSDLILIAARPSMGKTAFVLNIAQNIAVKEKKAVAFFSLEMSKEQLVQRMLCAEAPIDAQRLRIGELENNDWDKLVRAADRLAAAPIFIDDTAGITVMEMRSKARRLKIEHDLQLIIIDYLQLMQGGTGSSRSENRQQEISEISRSLKALARELKVPVIALSQLSRGVESRQVKKPMLSDLRESGSLEQDADIVAFIYREDYYEPETERKNITDIIVAKHRNGPVDSVQLFFHKQFTKFSDLSRISG; from the coding sequence ATGATTGACCGCGTTCCCCCCCAAAACGTTGAAGCTGAGCAAGCGGTACTGGGCGCTATGATGATTGAACGCGAGGCTATTTCCAAGGTATCGGAAGTTATCCGGCCGGAGGATTTTTATCGTGAGGCCCACCGGTTGATCTTTAATGCCATGATGGAATTATTCAATAAGAATGAAGCTGTCGATCTGGTAACCGTAGTTGAAGTATTGCGCCGGGACGAAAAGCTTGAGGGTGCCGGTGGGATTGCTTATGTATCGGCACTGGCCAACAGTGTGCCGACAGCCGCCAATGTGATGTACCATGCCCGGATTGTGGAGGAAAAAGCCTTATTGCGTCAACTGATCAATACCGCGACCCATGTGGCCGGTATGGGCTATGAAGCCAATGAAGAAGTAGCCGTAATTATGGACAAAGCCGAGAAATTGATTCTTGAAGTATCCAACCGCAAGGCCGGCCAGGAATTTGCTTCGATTAAAAATATCATTTTTGACGTATTTGACAAAGTATCGGAGCTATATTCCTCCAAGGGCGGGATTACGGGGCTGCCAACCGGGTTTAAAGACCTCGACAAGCTGACATCAGGCCTCCAGCCCTCTGATCTTATCCTGATTGCAGCCCGTCCCAGTATGGGTAAAACAGCGTTTGTCCTTAATATTGCCCAGAATATTGCCGTCAAGGAAAAGAAAGCGGTGGCTTTTTTCAGTCTGGAGATGTCCAAAGAGCAGCTGGTGCAGCGGATGCTGTGCGCCGAGGCTCCGATTGACGCGCAACGCCTTAGAATCGGCGAATTGGAAAACAATGACTGGGACAAGCTGGTACGGGCTGCCGACCGGCTGGCGGCGGCACCGATTTTTATTGATGATACCGCCGGTATTACGGTGATGGAGATGCGTTCCAAGGCCCGCCGCCTCAAAATTGAACATGATTTACAGCTGATTATCATTGACTATCTTCAGCTCATGCAGGGCGGCACCGGCAGCTCCCGCAGCGAAAACCGCCAGCAGGAGATTTCCGAAATTTCCCGTTCCTTGAAAGCCCTGGCCCGTGAGCTTAAAGTGCCTGTTATCGCTTTATCCCAGCTCAGCCGGGGTGTCGAATCCCGTCAGGTCAAAAAACCCATGCTTAGTGACCTTAGAGAATCAGGTTCACTTGAGCAGGATGCCGACATTGTTGCCTTTATTTACCGGGAAGATTATTATGAGCCGGAAACCGAACGGAAGAATATTACCGATATTATTGTTGCCAAACACCGTAACGGACCTGTTGACAGCGTCCAGCTGTTCTTTCATAAACAATTTACAAAGTTTAGCGATTTATCGAGAATATCAGGGTGA
- the lonC gene encoding Lon family ATP-dependent protease, translating into MKDFFNKLVRSGNVDRAVSSGHGNQEDQLKRQVAALYGLYTGVLGAEKVVLKAGKLGALELMRSNSLPERVLALQKLVFEDPTIDKLPSVGEIPELLSEIEDELADLCARRTVEDRIEKKIAEKMEERHQEYVQEIRTQVIKEEAPANAENPQTLKKYALLEKLETRKLTRSAMELLRPATLDEIIGQERAVEALKAKLASPYPQHLILYGPPGVGKTTAARLVLEAAKQIKKTPFTPDAPFIEVDGTTLRWDPRDVTNPLLGSVHDPIYQGARRDLADSGVPEPKPGLATDAHGGILFIDEIGEMDPMLQNKLLKVLEDKRVFFDSAYYDPSDNNVPKYIKKLFEEGAPADFILIGATTRDAGDVMPAVRSRCAEIYFEPLTPKHIEEIVYNAAVKLEVVIEPEVPQLISDYTIEGRKAVNILSDAYSMALMRVGETQEPVTITREDVYRVAQVSRLSPYVNRKAAATLEVGKVFGLGVSGYLGSVLEIEAVAFPSEKGKGSIRFNDTAGSMAKDSVFNAAAVVRKITGQDLASFDLHINIIGGGRIDGPSAGTAILSAIISAINGKPIRQDVAITGEISIQGRVKAVGGVFEKAYGAKQAGITTMVIPEENKSDIPESHLGLDIRPVATVEEALAILFAESQEASAELA; encoded by the coding sequence ATGAAAGATTTTTTTAACAAACTAGTACGTAGTGGCAACGTCGACCGCGCTGTCAGCAGCGGTCATGGCAACCAGGAAGATCAGCTCAAACGCCAGGTAGCCGCCTTGTACGGTTTGTACACCGGTGTTCTGGGCGCAGAAAAGGTGGTGCTCAAAGCAGGCAAACTGGGAGCGCTGGAACTTATGCGATCAAACAGCCTGCCGGAACGGGTGCTGGCGCTGCAGAAGCTGGTGTTTGAAGATCCGACAATTGATAAATTACCGTCTGTGGGTGAAATTCCGGAGCTGCTTAGTGAAATCGAAGATGAGCTGGCAGACCTGTGTGCCCGCCGTACAGTAGAAGACCGTATTGAAAAGAAAATTGCCGAAAAGATGGAAGAACGCCATCAGGAATATGTCCAGGAAATCCGTACCCAGGTTATCAAGGAAGAAGCCCCGGCCAATGCCGAGAACCCGCAGACTCTCAAGAAATATGCCCTTTTGGAAAAACTGGAGACCCGCAAATTAACCCGTTCGGCGATGGAGCTGTTGCGTCCGGCCACGCTTGACGAAATCATTGGGCAGGAGCGGGCGGTGGAGGCGCTTAAGGCCAAACTTGCCTCTCCCTATCCCCAGCATCTGATTCTTTACGGACCGCCTGGAGTGGGTAAAACCACAGCCGCCCGGCTGGTACTGGAAGCAGCCAAGCAAATTAAAAAGACACCTTTTACCCCGGATGCTCCGTTTATTGAAGTCGATGGGACTACTTTGCGCTGGGACCCCCGCGATGTCACCAATCCGCTCTTAGGCTCGGTGCATGACCCCATTTATCAGGGAGCACGCCGGGATTTAGCCGACAGTGGTGTGCCGGAGCCGAAACCGGGTTTGGCTACAGATGCCCATGGCGGCATTCTGTTTATTGATGAAATTGGCGAGATGGACCCGATGCTGCAAAATAAGCTGTTGAAGGTTCTGGAAGATAAACGGGTGTTTTTTGATTCGGCGTACTATGATCCTTCTGATAATAATGTACCTAAGTATATTAAAAAGCTGTTTGAAGAAGGGGCGCCGGCCGACTTTATCCTCATTGGCGCTACCACCCGTGATGCCGGCGATGTCATGCCTGCCGTACGGTCGCGTTGTGCTGAGATATATTTTGAACCGTTGACACCCAAGCATATTGAGGAAATTGTCTATAATGCGGCAGTCAAGCTGGAGGTTGTCATTGAGCCGGAAGTGCCGCAGCTGATTAGCGATTATACCATCGAAGGCCGGAAAGCTGTCAACATCTTGTCAGATGCCTACAGCATGGCGCTTATGCGGGTGGGTGAGACCCAAGAGCCGGTTACCATTACCCGGGAGGATGTGTACCGGGTGGCTCAGGTCAGCCGGTTGTCGCCGTATGTTAACCGTAAGGCAGCAGCTACCCTGGAAGTGGGGAAAGTGTTTGGCTTGGGGGTAAGCGGCTACCTTGGTTCTGTCCTGGAAATTGAAGCAGTAGCTTTTCCGTCAGAAAAGGGTAAAGGCAGTATTCGCTTTAATGACACTGCCGGCAGCATGGCCAAGGACTCGGTATTTAACGCCGCGGCTGTTGTCAGGAAAATTACCGGCCAGGATTTAGCCAGCTTTGATTTGCATATAAACATTATCGGCGGTGGCCGGATTGACGGCCCGTCAGCCGGTACGGCGATTCTTTCAGCCATTATTTCCGCCATAAACGGTAAACCTATCCGTCAGGATGTAGCCATTACCGGTGAAATTTCTATCCAAGGCCGGGTGAAAGCCGTTGGCGGTGTTTTTGAAAAGGCTTATGGTGCCAAACAAGCCGGTATTACCACAATGGTTATTCCTGAGGAAAATAAGTCAGACATTCCGGAAAGTCATCTGGGCCTGGATATTCGTCCTGTTGCCACCGTCGAGGAAGCGTTGGCAATTCTGTTTGCGGAAAGTCAGGAAGCCAGTGCTGAGTTAGCTTAG
- the rplI gene encoding 50S ribosomal protein L9 — translation MKVILQQEVKKLGKKGDIIEVSEGYARNYLLPQKLAIAATANNVNNANLQKAAEERKKERALDEAKLLAAQMAKIVVTIPVKMGEGGRLFGSVTAKDIAEAVAQEHKLDLDKRKIELKDAIKSLGTFTVPIKLHPEVSTEIQVIIKAD, via the coding sequence ATGAAAGTAATTCTGCAGCAAGAAGTGAAAAAACTCGGTAAGAAGGGCGACATCATTGAAGTTTCTGAGGGTTATGCCCGCAACTATCTTTTACCGCAAAAACTGGCCATTGCGGCCACTGCCAATAATGTGAATAATGCTAATCTGCAAAAGGCAGCCGAGGAGCGCAAAAAAGAGCGCGCTCTGGATGAAGCCAAGCTGCTGGCCGCACAGATGGCCAAAATTGTTGTCACCATCCCGGTCAAAATGGGAGAGGGCGGCCGCCTGTTTGGCTCGGTAACGGCCAAGGACATTGCCGAGGCTGTGGCCCAGGAGCACAAACTTGATCTGGATAAGCGTAAAATTGAGCTTAAAGATGCCATCAAGTCTCTGGGGACATTTACCGTACCCATAAAGCTTCATCCTGAGGTAAGCACCGAAATCCAGGTAATCATTAAAGCCGATTAA
- a CDS encoding DHH family phosphoesterase → MPQGPSFWFDTRIYLAVMAAFLVIISYYNHYAAILGAILLYALYLYGRERYTMRQKEVNNYLETVGRSVDNAAVQAFTNLPLAIVIVDQQGIIYWRNELLSEWVTESVEPGESLAAIWPALPLEKMTGKDGQLKFEAGQQHYDIVHRAVDHELTVFYISDVTGLESYRASCCQIQTVLAYIQIDNYDDALTGLNESQRTTILGEVNRMLAEWMTELDGHIKKYSEDTYIAVLNRLALDRLMTDDKFEILDRIRAIQAGNKIPVTLSIGAATGEISIAELGQRAQAGLDLALSRGGDQAAVNISSKVQFFGGKAKAVEKNTRVKARIVAQAIRELIDQADSIVIMGHAGEDFDSLGAAFGVAKMVRHMGKQVHIVVSQPGMAMDKLSELLLDYEEFRDLFISPMQAAFLGNSKTLVFVVDTHRPELVAAPDVLARAERTVIIDHHRRAETIIPNTLLVYLEPSASSTSELVTELLGYFDEKIELNRLEASALYAGIVVDTKNFAVQTGVRTFEAASYLRRAGADPTLVRHLFRVDFQTMKNRAAIIDNTEMPYEGVVIAVCPADVKNPQVAAAQTADMLLNIEGVRVSFVLFEVEEGVAISARSHGDINVQVIMEQLDGGGHQSVAGAKVKDASIDEVKARIIDIVDSYIKESAIHESNSAARSEKTR, encoded by the coding sequence ATGCCTCAAGGACCATCGTTTTGGTTTGACACCCGTATTTATTTAGCAGTGATGGCAGCCTTTTTAGTGATTATCAGTTATTATAACCATTATGCGGCCATTCTTGGCGCTATTTTGCTCTATGCTCTCTATTTATATGGGCGGGAACGCTATACTATGCGGCAAAAAGAAGTGAATAATTATCTGGAAACTGTAGGGCGCAGTGTGGATAATGCGGCAGTCCAGGCGTTTACCAATTTACCGCTGGCAATAGTAATTGTTGACCAGCAGGGTATTATTTACTGGCGCAATGAACTGCTGAGCGAATGGGTTACCGAGTCGGTTGAACCGGGGGAATCGTTAGCAGCCATTTGGCCTGCCCTGCCGTTAGAAAAAATGACAGGCAAAGACGGACAGCTTAAATTTGAAGCCGGGCAGCAGCATTACGACATTGTCCACAGGGCTGTTGACCATGAGCTTACGGTTTTTTATATATCGGATGTTACCGGTTTGGAGTCTTACCGGGCATCCTGCTGCCAGATTCAGACCGTACTTGCCTATATTCAAATTGATAATTATGATGATGCCTTAACCGGCTTGAATGAAAGCCAGCGTACGACTATCCTGGGTGAGGTCAACCGCATGCTGGCAGAGTGGATGACAGAGCTGGACGGACATATAAAAAAATACAGTGAAGACACCTATATTGCTGTTTTAAATCGTTTAGCCCTTGATCGTCTGATGACTGATGATAAATTTGAGATTTTGGACCGCATTCGCGCCATTCAGGCAGGCAATAAAATCCCGGTAACGCTAAGCATTGGTGCCGCCACCGGCGAAATCTCAATTGCGGAACTGGGACAGCGGGCTCAGGCCGGGCTGGATCTGGCGTTAAGCCGCGGCGGTGATCAAGCAGCGGTGAATATTAGCAGCAAAGTTCAGTTTTTTGGCGGTAAAGCCAAGGCGGTTGAGAAAAATACCAGGGTGAAAGCCCGGATTGTGGCGCAAGCTATCAGAGAGCTCATCGACCAGGCGGACAGTATTGTGATTATGGGGCATGCCGGTGAAGATTTTGACAGCCTGGGAGCAGCCTTTGGGGTAGCCAAAATGGTGCGCCATATGGGCAAGCAAGTCCATATTGTTGTCAGTCAGCCGGGGATGGCTATGGATAAGCTGTCAGAGCTGCTGCTGGACTATGAAGAATTCCGGGACCTCTTTATATCGCCGATGCAGGCGGCCTTCCTGGGCAATTCCAAAACACTGGTGTTTGTTGTTGACACCCACCGGCCGGAGCTGGTGGCGGCACCGGATGTACTGGCCAGGGCCGAACGGACGGTTATTATTGACCATCATCGCCGGGCTGAGACCATTATTCCCAATACGCTGCTGGTGTATCTTGAACCTTCGGCTTCGTCCACCAGTGAACTGGTAACAGAGCTATTAGGTTACTTTGACGAAAAAATTGAACTAAACCGCCTGGAAGCTTCGGCACTCTATGCGGGGATTGTGGTGGATACCAAGAATTTTGCGGTTCAGACAGGGGTGCGTACCTTCGAAGCGGCTTCTTATCTGCGCCGGGCAGGTGCTGATCCTACACTGGTGCGCCACTTATTCCGCGTCGATTTCCAGACAATGAAAAACCGGGCGGCAATCATTGATAATACCGAGATGCCGTACGAGGGTGTAGTTATCGCCGTCTGTCCGGCTGATGTCAAAAATCCTCAGGTGGCGGCGGCGCAGACGGCAGATATGCTGCTGAATATTGAAGGTGTGCGGGTGAGCTTTGTTCTGTTTGAGGTTGAAGAGGGTGTTGCTATCAGCGCCAGATCGCATGGCGATATTAACGTCCAGGTGATCATGGAGCAATTAGATGGCGGCGGTCATCAATCGGTAGCCGGTGCTAAAGTAAAAGATGCCAGCATTGATGAAGTGAAAGCAAGAATTATTGATATAGTAGATAGTTACATAAAGGAGAGTGCAATACATGAAAGTAATTCTGCAGCAAGAAGTGAAAAAACTCGGTAA
- a CDS encoding YybS family protein yields the protein MQKSPVRPVVEGGILTAVAIIFALISTYVPILGAFVNLIWPVPIVLLGVRHGYRRSIMAVVAAGIIISMLMHPLSAISVVVGFGLIGIALGYAIKEGFSPAKTVLLGAVASLVSKAAVLALTAVIMGFNPLNFQTEAMAHGLEQAIAFYREMGMKAEDLAQMEAAMGPMLELVKVILPAGFVLAAFLDTFLNYQVAKAVLAKLGQRIEPFPLFRHWTMPRITVYALAVALVSIYWGQTREIELLYQVGMNLQVITTMVLFVQGMALFYFLADKYNLSRIVKGLIIFLIFSNGFIMQGLILAGAFDLIFDYRQLRAPHME from the coding sequence ATGCAAAAAAGTCCGGTTAGGCCGGTGGTTGAAGGCGGCATACTTACCGCAGTGGCTATAATTTTTGCTCTTATCAGTACGTATGTGCCGATACTGGGTGCTTTTGTCAATTTAATTTGGCCGGTCCCGATTGTATTACTGGGAGTGCGGCATGGCTATAGGCGGAGTATTATGGCTGTCGTCGCGGCAGGGATCATTATTTCCATGCTTATGCACCCGCTTAGTGCCATCTCGGTGGTGGTAGGTTTTGGACTGATTGGTATTGCCTTGGGTTATGCAATTAAAGAAGGGTTTTCCCCGGCAAAAACCGTTTTGCTTGGTGCGGTTGCTTCCTTGGTTTCTAAAGCTGCCGTTTTGGCGCTTACCGCTGTTATTATGGGCTTTAATCCCCTTAACTTTCAGACCGAGGCTATGGCTCACGGTCTGGAGCAGGCGATAGCGTTTTACCGGGAGATGGGGATGAAAGCGGAAGATTTGGCGCAAATGGAAGCCGCTATGGGCCCCATGCTGGAGCTTGTGAAGGTTATTCTGCCTGCCGGCTTTGTCCTCGCAGCCTTTCTTGACACCTTCCTGAATTATCAGGTGGCTAAAGCCGTACTTGCCAAGCTGGGGCAAAGGATTGAGCCCTTTCCCCTGTTTCGTCACTGGACAATGCCGCGTATTACGGTATATGCGCTGGCGGTGGCGCTGGTATCCATTTACTGGGGTCAGACCCGGGAAATTGAGCTTTTGTATCAGGTGGGCATGAATCTTCAGGTTATTACCACTATGGTGCTTTTTGTTCAGGGAATGGCTTTGTTTTACTTCCTTGCCGATAAATACAATTTGTCAAGAATCGTCAAGGGGCTTATAATATTCTTGATATTTTCTAACGGGTTTATCATGCAGGGACTGATTCTCGCCGGTGCCTTTGATCTCATTTTCGACTATCGTCAACTGCGTGCTCCGCATATGGAGTAA
- a CDS encoding MazG-like family protein translates to MFSQESDILRKLRLIEGLKADLLTEVGKLYQAMARNKREAIGEALAQIIISAFVLGRRLGIDYPQMDELINNRLGTNINQEPEIERWFGDMSEYRRHLRQKR, encoded by the coding sequence GTGTTTTCACAGGAATCGGATATCTTGCGTAAACTTAGGCTGATCGAAGGCCTTAAAGCCGATCTTCTGACCGAAGTGGGTAAACTATACCAGGCAATGGCCCGCAATAAGCGGGAAGCCATTGGTGAAGCGCTGGCCCAGATTATTATTTCAGCCTTTGTTTTAGGACGGCGGCTGGGTATTGATTACCCGCAAATGGATGAGCTTATAAATAACAGGCTTGGAACCAATATAAACCAGGAGCCTGAAATCGAACGTTGGTTTGGAGATATGAGCGAATATCGCCGACATCTTCGCCAGAAGAGGTGA
- the rpsR gene encoding 30S ribosomal protein S18 translates to MAIKRERGRKPKKKVCSFCVDKVTDIDYKDVPKLRRYTTERGKILPRRISGNCAKHQRQLTLAVKRARNIALLPFTAE, encoded by the coding sequence ATGGCTATAAAACGCGAAAGAGGTCGCAAACCTAAGAAAAAAGTTTGTAGCTTCTGTGTTGATAAAGTAACCGATATTGATTATAAGGATGTTCCGAAATTGCGCCGGTACACCACCGAGCGTGGCAAAATTCTGCCGCGCCGCATTTCCGGTAACTGCGCCAAACATCAACGCCAACTGACCTTGGCTGTTAAGCGGGCGCGTAATATCGCTCTGCTGCCGTTTACAGCAGAATAA
- a CDS encoding single-stranded DNA-binding protein gives MNKVILLGRLTRDPEVRYTQSGKAVASFSIAVNRFAGGQEQADFIPIVAWEKLAETCGNNLTKGRRVLVEGRLSVRSYEANDGQKRRVTEVVAQNVEYLDSRQTSGTEAGNIDINSFGKDVFPEEEIPF, from the coding sequence ATGAATAAAGTCATCCTTCTCGGTCGTTTGACGCGAGATCCTGAGGTGAGATATACACAGAGCGGTAAAGCAGTGGCATCTTTTTCTATTGCAGTTAACCGTTTTGCCGGTGGCCAAGAGCAAGCGGATTTCATTCCGATTGTAGCTTGGGAGAAGCTGGCCGAGACTTGTGGCAATAACCTTACCAAAGGTCGGCGGGTTCTGGTGGAGGGCAGGCTCTCAGTTCGCTCATATGAAGCTAATGATGGCCAAAAACGCCGTGTTACCGAAGTGGTAGCACAGAATGTTGAATATCTGGACAGCAGACAGACATCCGGCACTGAGGCCGGGAATATAGATATAAATTCGTTCGGCAAAGATGTCTTCCCTGAAGAGGAAATACCGTTTTAA
- the rpsF gene encoding 30S ribosomal protein S6 — protein MRKYEVVIISKVGDEEVLNATIAKFENIIKNTGGNVDKVDRWGKKRLAYEVKDVMEGYYTLINFTAEPATVFELERVLKITDDVLKHMVIKLED, from the coding sequence GTGAGAAAATACGAAGTCGTGATTATTAGTAAAGTTGGTGACGAAGAGGTTCTTAACGCCACCATCGCTAAGTTCGAAAACATCATTAAGAACACTGGCGGCAATGTCGACAAAGTGGATCGCTGGGGCAAAAAGCGCCTGGCTTATGAAGTAAAAGACGTCATGGAAGGGTACTATACCCTGATTAACTTCACTGCTGAGCCAGCTACCGTATTTGAGCTGGAGCGTGTACTCAAAATTACTGACGATGTTCTTAAGCACATGGTTATTAAGTTGGAAGACTAA
- a CDS encoding MFS transporter, with product MEKEFRKSTVFQVSLLGTGHFFSDFYANFLPALLPVVMIKLGLSLTLSGMLVMAYSVLSSVLQPVSGYIIDKYGYSWLILVTTPVSAIFICLAGLADSKLVLFLLVGLAGLGSSIFHPLAASLMGKVVTAETKGTAMSVFVFGGNAGFAIAPAIIMYCLTVWGTASLLWLIIPGIIFTAASYFAGLHKVDISPAVRREQNTAVAVAAAPWHKSRDLLLLNVVTALRSWMQVALLTFLPLLLVRAGQPSAVAATMVTVLLLGAAGGSLVGGWVGDRIGRKAGVIGSMALCLPVTYLFLIDISPSPMSYLLLAVSGALLQSTAPTSVVWAQELIPGNAAMASGMMLGLAFGLGGVGAAITGALGDRIGLEAALMWSLLSLAAAAVLAVAISEPGRKQAERVAEQSL from the coding sequence ATGGAAAAGGAGTTCAGAAAATCTACGGTTTTTCAGGTATCCTTATTAGGAACAGGGCACTTTTTCAGTGACTTTTATGCCAACTTCTTACCGGCGTTACTGCCTGTTGTTATGATTAAGCTGGGCTTGTCACTCACGCTGAGCGGCATGCTGGTCATGGCTTATTCGGTATTATCCAGTGTGCTTCAGCCGGTTTCCGGCTATATTATTGACAAGTATGGCTATTCCTGGCTAATTCTGGTTACAACCCCGGTAAGCGCGATATTTATCTGTCTGGCCGGGTTGGCTGACAGTAAGCTTGTGCTTTTTCTCTTAGTCGGTTTGGCCGGCTTGGGTTCTTCGATTTTTCATCCCCTGGCTGCCAGCCTGATGGGCAAGGTAGTTACTGCGGAAACCAAGGGCACGGCAATGTCGGTCTTTGTCTTTGGTGGCAATGCCGGTTTTGCCATAGCGCCTGCTATTATTATGTATTGCCTTACTGTATGGGGGACGGCCAGTCTGTTATGGTTAATTATTCCCGGCATTATCTTTACGGCAGCGTCTTATTTCGCCGGCTTGCACAAGGTGGATATCAGTCCGGCAGTCCGCCGGGAGCAAAATACTGCCGTTGCTGTGGCGGCAGCACCCTGGCATAAGTCGCGCGACCTGCTGCTGTTAAATGTTGTTACAGCCCTTAGATCGTGGATGCAAGTGGCCTTGCTCACGTTTCTGCCGCTGCTCTTAGTTCGGGCCGGGCAACCATCGGCAGTTGCCGCCACTATGGTCACCGTGCTGCTGCTGGGGGCTGCGGGCGGCTCGCTGGTCGGCGGCTGGGTGGGTGACAGGATTGGCCGTAAGGCCGGCGTTATTGGTTCTATGGCCCTGTGTCTGCCTGTTACTTATCTATTTTTAATTGATATCAGTCCGTCGCCGATGAGTTATTTGTTACTGGCAGTCAGCGGCGCTTTATTGCAAAGCACGGCACCGACTTCGGTTGTCTGGGCACAGGAGCTTATTCCCGGCAATGCAGCCATGGCATCAGGCATGATGCTGGGGCTGGCATTCGGCCTGGGCGGCGTGGGCGCGGCCATAACCGGCGCTCTGGGAGACAGGATCGGTTTGGAGGCCGCGTTGATGTGGTCACTGCTTTCGCTGGCAGCTGCCGCCGTATTGGCTGTCGCCATTTCAGAGCCGGGCCGGAAACAGGCCGAGAGAGTTGCCGAGCAATCGTTATAA